One part of the [Pantoea] beijingensis genome encodes these proteins:
- the hpxX gene encoding oxalurate catabolism protein HpxX: MTQITDWSAYLAQMEQVLALDLDDVRRAELLTQFTRIAAMAAPLMAFPLDDRLEVAGVYKA; encoded by the coding sequence ATGACACAAATAACCGATTGGTCCGCCTATCTCGCACAGATGGAGCAGGTGCTGGCACTGGATCTGGACGATGTTCGCCGAGCCGAATTGCTGACGCAGTTTACCCGTATTGCTGCAATGGCGGCCCCGTTAATGGCCTTCCCGCTGGACGATCGGCTGGAAGTTGCGGGAGTCTATAAAGCATGA